Genomic segment of Arachnia propionica:
TTGACGACGCAGGACACCAGGCCTCGCGAGGCCTGCGTGGCAGCGGGGGCCGTGATCGGTGCCGCGACGTCCCTGCTCCTGGCCTGGGCGGATGAACCGGCGGACGAACCGGCGATCCAGGCCCTGCGGGAGGGTCTGGAGCTCCTGCTGGGAGAGGCGCGGTGAGTCCCGCGCTGGCCCTCCGGGGCATCACCCGCGACCTGCGAGGCCGACGGGTTCTCGACCACCTGGATCTGTTCGTCAACCCCGGCGAGTGCCTGGCACTGGTGGGCCTGAACGGCGCCGGGAAGACGACCGCCCTGCGCGTCGCCCTGGGCATGCTGCGGCCCGGATCCGGGAGCGCCGAGGTCCTGGGGCATGACGCCCGGACCTCCGGCGGTGAACCGTGGGGCGCGGTCGGGCACCTGGTGGAGATCCCGTTCTCCTATCCCGAGCTGACGGCCCGGCAGAACATCCTCGCCTCCGTCGCACTGCACGGCCACGATCCCCGGCACGTCGCGGATCACATCGCCGGACTCGCCGATCTTCTCGGGCTGGGCGACTGGCTGGACGTCCCGGCACGTCGTCTGTCGCTGGGTACCCGGCAGAAGGTCGGGTTGGTGGCGGCCATGGCCCACCGACCCCGGTTGCTGGTCCTCGACGAACCGACGAACGCCCTCGACCCGCTGGCCACCGCCGGGCTGCGCGGGATCATCGCGGATCTGACCCGTGACGGCGTGGCCGTTCTGGTGACGAGCCACCACTTCGACGAGCTGGCGCGGATCGCGCATCGCGTCGACGTGCTGCACGCCGGTCGCGTCATCGACTCCCTCACCCCCACGGGACCCGATCTGGAGGCCAGGTTCTTCCGGACCGTGCTGGCCGCCGAAGAGCACGAGGAGAAGGAGAGGAAACGATGATCCCCGGACACCTGTTGGGCATAGAGGCCCGGAAACTCACACGGTCGGCCGTGACCCGGGTGGCGACGGCAACTACCCTGGTCCTGGTGGTGGCCACCTCCGCGGGCGGGTATGCGGCCGCGACGATGGCCCGCGACACCCAGGTGGGCACGAAGGCGGCCGGGCTCATGACCACCGACGGCTGGCCCGGTTTGACGGGGCTGGCGGCCATGGGAACCGGGGTCGCCGTCCTGCTCGCCGCCGGGATCGTCGCGTCCTGGCTGGTGGGCCGGGAGTTCACCGATGGCACCGTGGTGGGTCTGTTCGCCCTTCCTGTCGGCCCGGGCACGATCGCTCTGGCGAAACTGCTCGTCATCACCGCATGGTCCGCGGCGCTGGCCGTCGCATCCGGCGCACTGACGGCCCTGGTGGGCATCTGCCTGGGCCTGCCCGTCACCGGGGCTGCGGGCTGCGCGGGAGCCATCACCCTGGTCGGTGTGCTTCTCGGGGCCGGTGCGCTGCCCATGGCGTGGTTCGCGACCCTCGGACGCGGCTACCTGGCGGGGATCGCGGCCGCCCTGGGGATCGTGATCGTCACCAACCTGGCCACCGGTCTCGGCATCGGGGATCTCATCCCGTGGGCGACTCCCGTCCTGTGGGCCACCCCGGGCGGCAACACGCAGCCCCTCGCCCTACTGCTCCCACTGGCGGCGGGCCTCGCGGGGGCCATCCTCACGACGCGGTCCTGGGGTCGGCTGGAGCTGGGGAATCGCTGACCATCCCACGGCAGAAGAAAAGGCCCCTCGCGCACCCGGAAGAGCTCACTTACCCTTGCTGCCTTCCGGCCCTGGGGGAATTGGGCGAGGTACCGCCGCGCGAGGAACCACGCATGAGTGTACATGAGACAGAACCCCGGCGACGACCTCACGGACAAGCCCCCACCCTTTGAAGCCGGTTGAGCCAGCACGTGAGCGAAGCGAATCCGGCCCTCAGACCCCGGCCACAGTCACCACGGTTCCGACACGCCCTGCTCGCTGACGCTCGTGCGGCTCGGCTCAACCAACCTGGTCGGGGTGATCTCGGGTCGGTCAGTTCCCATCTAAGCTCCTACTGTCGCCGTTTGAGGGGTTCTGGAATGAATGCCGTTGTCGCAGCCGTCCTCGTGATGCTGATTCTCGCCACCTTCCGGGTGCACGTCGTGCTGTCGTTGTTCCTGGGGGCGCTGGTGGGTGGCCTGCTCTCCGGGATCGGCCTGGAAGCGACGATGGTCGCCTTCCAGGAGGGTCTGGCCGGTGGCGCGCGCATCGCCCTTTCCTACGCGCTGCTGGGGGCCTTCGCCATGGCCGTTGCCCACTCCGGGTTGACGCAGCTGCTCGCCGATTCCCTCATCCACCGGCTCGACGGTCAGAGCTCCGGGCAGAAAACCGCTTTCTGGGTGAAGTGGGGCATGCTCGCGGGCATCGCAGCGATGGCCGTGATGAGCCAGAACCTGGTTCCCGTGCACATCGCGTTCATTCCGTTGCTGATCCCGCCGCTGCTGGCGATCATGACCCAGCTGCGACTCGACCGTCGCGCCGTGGCCTGCATCATCACCTTCGGCCTGGTCACCACCTACATGTACCTGCCGCTCGGGTTCGGGAAGATCTTCCTGGAGGACATCCTGCTGGGCAACATCGCCAAGGCCGGTCTCGACGTCGAGGGCGTCAACGTGATGGTGGCCATGGGCATTCCCGCGCTCGGCATGATCGCTGGCCTGCTGATCGCGGTCCTGGTGACCTACCGGAAACCCCGCGACTACGACCCCGACGCGAAGGTCGACGTCGCCGCCCCCGCGAAGGTGAGCAAACCGAAGGTGGTTGTAGCCGTGGTCGCGATCGGCGCCAGTTTCGTCATCCAGTCCTGGCTGACGATCACCGATTCCAAGGCCGATCCGCTTCTCGTCGGTGCCCTGGTGGGGCTGTTCGTCTTCATCGCGACGGGCGTGGTGCGACGCCTGGAGGCCGACGAGGTGTTCACCTCCGGGATGCGCATGATGGCGTTGATCGGTTTCATCATGATCACCGCGCAAGGTTTCGCGTCGGTGATGAAGGCCTCCGGGCAGGTGGAACCCCTCGTCCAGGCCACCGCAGGGCTGTTCGGCGACAACAAGGCGATGGCGGCCTTCGCGATGCTCCTGGTCGGTCTGCTCGTGACCATGGGCATCGGGTCGTCGTTCTCCACCCTGCCGATCATCACCGCGATCTACGTCCCGCTGTGCGCGGCGCTGGGTTTCTCGCCCCTGGCCACCGTCTCCATCATCGGCACGGCGGGCGCGCTGGGTGACGCGGGTTCCCCCGCCTCCGACTCGACCCTCGGCCCCACCGCCGGCCTGAACGCCGACGGCCAGCACGACCACATGCGCGACACCGTCATCCCCACCTTCCTGCACTTCAACCTGCCGCTGCTGGCCGCGGGCTGGGTGGCTGCCATGGTGCTCTGAACCCCGGCTCCGGGACATCTTTGGTTCGGTGAGGCAGGATCGGTTCATCCCCGGAGCATGCGAGGGTCAGGCACCCTCGCCGGAACGAATCGAGGTGGCCATGAGCCCGTCACACCCCCACCGCACCGCATCCGCTGGCACGCGCCAGGTGGAGTTGAATCCCCTCTTCGCCCGGCCAGGTGAGGCCACCGAGCTGCCGCGCACCCGCCTGCCCCGAGGCGAGTCGCTGCCGGAAACCGCCTACCAGATCGTCCACGACGAGGCGATGCTCGACGGCAACGCCCGCCTCAACCTGGCCACCTTCGTCGGCACCTGGATGGACGATCACGCCAACCGCCTGGCGTTGGAGTCGGCGGACAAGAACATGATCGACAAGGACGAGTACCCCCGCACCGCGGAGATCGAAACCCGCTGCTGGCAGATGCTCGCCGACCTGTGGCACTCCCCCGACCCGGAACACACGATCGGCACCTCGACGATCGGATCGTCGGAGGCGGCGATGCTGGGCGGCCTGGCGTTGAAGCGTCGCTGGCAGCAGGCCCGCCGCGCCGCCGGGAAATCCGCGGACCGCCCCAACCTGGTGATGTCCAGCGCCGTGCAGGTGTGCTGGGAGAAGTTCTGCAACTACTGGGACGTGGAGGCGCGCTACGTGCCGGTCAGCCGGGAACATCCGATGTTCGACGGCCACGACCTGGAGCACTACGTCGACGAGAACACCATCGGTGTGGTCGCGATCATGGGAATCACCTACACGGGACGCTACGAACCGGTCGCCGGGATCGCGGCCGCCCTGGACCGCATCCAGGCCGAAACCGGACTCGACGTCAGGATCCACGTCGACGGTGCGTCGGGGGCAATGGTGGCGCCCTTCCTGCAGCCGGACCTGGAATGGGACTTCCGGCTGGAACGGGTGGTCTCCATCAACACCTCGGGGCACAAGTACGGGCTCGTGTACCCGGGTCTGGGGTGGGTGGTGTGGCGCACCGCCGACGACCTGCCCGAGGATCTGGTGTTCCGGGTCAGCTACCTGGGAGGCGACATGCCGACCTTCGCGCTGAACTTCTCCCGCCCCGGATCGCAGGTGCTGCTGCAGTACTACTTGTTCCTGCGGCTCGGTTTCGACGGGTACCGGCGCGTCCACGAGACGTCGCGGTCGGTCGCCACTTTCCTGTCGGGCGAGATCGGCGCCATGGACGACTTCGAGCTGTGCAGCGACGGCACCGACATTCCCGTCTTCGCCTGGCGCCTCACGCAACGCCCCGGCCGCAACTGGGGCCTGCACGACCTCTCCGACCGGCTGCGGATGAAGGGCTGGCTGGTGCCCACCTACCCCCTGCCCGATGACCTGGCCGACGAACTGGTGCAGCGCGTCGTGGTCCGCAACGGTTTCAGCCACGACCTGGCCCACGCCTTCCTCGACGACCTGCGCTGCGAGGTCGACCACCTGAACACCCTGACAGCCCCCATGCCGGCGATCACCAGGCAGTCCGGTTTCCACCACTGAGACCGGCCGAGTTTGCCCAGTCCCGGGTCCTCGGGTAGGGTTCCCCGCGGAGGATTCGCCTAGAGGCCTATGGCGCTCGCTTGGAAAGCGGGTTGGGTTCACGCCCTCACGAGTTCGAATCTCGTATCCTCCGCCACAAGAATCACATCATCCCGAGCCCCGGTGCCCGCACCGGGGCTCGGTCTTTCCCGGAGAATCGCCCGTCCTACCCAGGTTCACCGGCCTTCCCGCGACCCGCCGGCCCACCCGACCGCCCGGCTCGAACGCCAGCCT
This window contains:
- a CDS encoding glutamate decarboxylase translates to MSPSHPHRTASAGTRQVELNPLFARPGEATELPRTRLPRGESLPETAYQIVHDEAMLDGNARLNLATFVGTWMDDHANRLALESADKNMIDKDEYPRTAEIETRCWQMLADLWHSPDPEHTIGTSTIGSSEAAMLGGLALKRRWQQARRAAGKSADRPNLVMSSAVQVCWEKFCNYWDVEARYVPVSREHPMFDGHDLEHYVDENTIGVVAIMGITYTGRYEPVAGIAAALDRIQAETGLDVRIHVDGASGAMVAPFLQPDLEWDFRLERVVSINTSGHKYGLVYPGLGWVVWRTADDLPEDLVFRVSYLGGDMPTFALNFSRPGSQVLLQYYLFLRLGFDGYRRVHETSRSVATFLSGEIGAMDDFELCSDGTDIPVFAWRLTQRPGRNWGLHDLSDRLRMKGWLVPTYPLPDDLADELVQRVVVRNGFSHDLAHAFLDDLRCEVDHLNTLTAPMPAITRQSGFHH
- a CDS encoding ABC transporter ATP-binding protein is translated as MSPALALRGITRDLRGRRVLDHLDLFVNPGECLALVGLNGAGKTTALRVALGMLRPGSGSAEVLGHDARTSGGEPWGAVGHLVEIPFSYPELTARQNILASVALHGHDPRHVADHIAGLADLLGLGDWLDVPARRLSLGTRQKVGLVAAMAHRPRLLVLDEPTNALDPLATAGLRGIIADLTRDGVAVLVTSHHFDELARIAHRVDVLHAGRVIDSLTPTGPDLEARFFRTVLAAEEHEEKERKR
- a CDS encoding ABC transporter permease, with amino-acid sequence MIPGHLLGIEARKLTRSAVTRVATATTLVLVVATSAGGYAAATMARDTQVGTKAAGLMTTDGWPGLTGLAAMGTGVAVLLAAGIVASWLVGREFTDGTVVGLFALPVGPGTIALAKLLVITAWSAALAVASGALTALVGICLGLPVTGAAGCAGAITLVGVLLGAGALPMAWFATLGRGYLAGIAAALGIVIVTNLATGLGIGDLIPWATPVLWATPGGNTQPLALLLPLAAGLAGAILTTRSWGRLELGNR
- a CDS encoding Na+/H+ antiporter family protein, which encodes MNAVVAAVLVMLILATFRVHVVLSLFLGALVGGLLSGIGLEATMVAFQEGLAGGARIALSYALLGAFAMAVAHSGLTQLLADSLIHRLDGQSSGQKTAFWVKWGMLAGIAAMAVMSQNLVPVHIAFIPLLIPPLLAIMTQLRLDRRAVACIITFGLVTTYMYLPLGFGKIFLEDILLGNIAKAGLDVEGVNVMVAMGIPALGMIAGLLIAVLVTYRKPRDYDPDAKVDVAAPAKVSKPKVVVAVVAIGASFVIQSWLTITDSKADPLLVGALVGLFVFIATGVVRRLEADEVFTSGMRMMALIGFIMITAQGFASVMKASGQVEPLVQATAGLFGDNKAMAAFAMLLVGLLVTMGIGSSFSTLPIITAIYVPLCAALGFSPLATVSIIGTAGALGDAGSPASDSTLGPTAGLNADGQHDHMRDTVIPTFLHFNLPLLAAGWVAAMVL